One genomic window of Haliotis asinina isolate JCU_RB_2024 chromosome 4, JCU_Hal_asi_v2, whole genome shotgun sequence includes the following:
- the LOC137280732 gene encoding monocarboxylate transporter 3-like, whose translation MSPQRRAVVQNRLDGGYGWMIVAACFVNNMLVIGLIKAYGILFVQFLKRFQASTSETSVILGIKAAAFSLSAMLALNVLITRISIRKLSLLGSILTSAGILLSMFAKNVAFIIFTQSLLTGLGNAFVYGPGIYLLGQYFDKKRPLAIAIANSGISIGLMALPTLITYLFDEFGFKGALMLLGGIMMQTIVCAALFRPFQHQDSGSLSSKQLADDISDSNAPASVITDNDLEISTTEKTSFTETSAEAKMQPRLSCCGGVCKVCMFTMDLSLFKNPIFIGILGFSFLGLIGNELSGAFIPPLAKEKGLTDMETAKLFTVAAALDLFSRLLPGLIAQFGLMTRPKMLAGAFFILGITFQFTGYCSNYRGMLGFIIVFGSFSGFFFSLLPVIIIDLMGLDKFPKAFGFVQVSQGIAGALIYPVLGTFRDLTGNYSVTFHFLGVSLLLAAAIILTEPLLRRWEARCKGAVYDEST comes from the exons ATGAGCCCACAAAGAAGAGCTGTAGTCCAGAACAGACTAGATGGGGGATATGGGTGGATGATAGTTGCAG cttgttttgttAACAACATGCTGGTCATTGGTCTCATCAAGGCCTATGGGATACTGTTTGTGCAGTTTCTAAAGCGATTTCAAGCATCAACATCAGAGACATCAGTGATCCTTGGGATCAAGGCTGCAGCTTTTAGCCTCTCAG CCATGCTAGCCCTCAACGTCCTCATCACACGAATATCCATACGGAAGTTATCCCTTCTCGGATCGATCTTGACCTCTGCAGGCATACTACTCAGCATGTTTGCAAAGAACGTGGCTTTCATCATCTTCACTCAGAGTCTTCTCACAG GTTTGGGAAATGCATTTGTGTACGGGCCAGGAATCTACCTCCTCGGACAATACTTCGACAAGAAACGTCCTCTGGCCATAGCCATAGCCAACTCGGGTATCAGTATAGGTCTTATGGCCTTACCAACACTCATCACGTATCTCTTTGACGAGTTTGGGTTCAAGGGCGCACTGATGCTCCTCGGTGGCATTATGATGCAAACCATCGTTTGTGCAGCTCTGTTTAGACCATTTCAACATCAGGACTCGGGGTCATTATCTTCAAAACAACTTGCTGACGATATTAGTGATTCAAATGCGCCAGCTAGTGTTATTACAGACAACGACCTGGAAATATCGACGACAGAAAAAACATCGTTTACAGAAACGTCGGCAGAGGCTAAAATGCAACCAAGATTATcttgttgtggtggtgtttgCAAAGTCTGTATGTTCACCATGGACCTGTCCTTGTTCAAAAATCCAATCTTCATCGGTATTCTTGGCTTTTCCTTCCTCGGTCTAATTGGTAACGAGCTGTCAGGTGCGTTCATTCCTCCACTAGCTAAGGAAAAGGGACTGACAGACATGGAGACAGCCAAGCTGTTTACTGTGGCAGCAGCTCTGGATCTATTCAGTCGACTCCTTCCAGGACTCATTGCCCAATTTGGACTTATGACACGACCCAAGATGTTGGCCGGTGCATTCTTCATTTTGGGCATCACATTTCAATTCACTGGCTATTGCTCGAACTATCGTGGCATGCTGGGGTTTATAATTGTCTTTGGGAGTTTTTCTGGATTCTTTTTCTCTCTTCTACCTGTCATTATAATTGATTTAATGGGGCTGGACAAGTTTCCCAAAGCGTTTGGATTCGTACAGGTGTCCCAAGGAATTGCTGGAGCTTTAATATATCCGGTCTTAG GAACATTCAGAGACCTAACAGGGAACTACAGCGTCACTTTCCATTTTCTCGGTGTGTCCTTGTTGCTAGCGGCAGCCATCATCTTAACGGAACCCCTACTGCGAAGATGGGAGGCCCGATGCAAGGGCGCCGTCTATGACGAATCTACGTAA